The genomic DNA TCATCACTATTCCCTTGCCTTCGCAGGTGTCCCTGCCGGTTTCCGCGAATACGGCCGGTACTGAAAAGAACAGGGGCACCAGAATCGTACAGAGCAGAAACTCTGTTTTCCCGTACATAGTTCACACTCTACCAGCAACTCCGGGTTTTGTCAATGAGATGCGGATATCTTTTCAGGATATCATTTCCCGCATTTCATCTCTGTCAATATGAGTATTTTCTGGCTATAATATATGAGGAGTTGCACCCTATATCTTCCATATGAAGGAAAGAAGACGCTATAAACGGTTCGTCGTTGATATTCTGGATATCAGCACGACCATGACATTCGCAAAGAATGTAAAAATTTATGATATCAGTATCGGCGGGGTTGCGCTCAAGGTCAACAAACGATTGGATATCGGTAGTGAATATGACCTGAAAATAGAGGGAAAGGGGAGAATATTATCCCTGAGAGGGGTCGTCATATGGTCTTTCCTGAGCGAAAGCCTGGTCGACACCTCCGGCAATATCATCCCGGTTTACCGGGCGGGAATGAAATTCATCCCTGTCACCAATGACATGAAGGCTGAAATTGAACATTTCATTGACACCCACAAAAAACAGCTGCATAAGCAGGTGAACGTATCTGAGATCAAAAGCACCCGACTGCATGTGCGGTTCACGATCGAAGATCCGGAAATGGCCCTCCTGAGTTTTCACGAGAGGTTCAAAGTGAAAACAATCGGCCTCGGCGGAATGCTTGTGGAAAGTGAGCAGCCGATCGAAAAAGAACAAATATTTCCGATAGAAATCGCGTTTACCGAAGACAAGGCAATCAAATGTAGCGGTCGTATTGCATCATGCAATGAGATACCACATGGGGATATGCGGCGTTACCAGATCGGGATAGAATTTCTTGATATCTCGGAAAGAAACAGGGCTGTCCTGCACGAATTCGTCCGCCTCCTTGACAATATGGAGAGATGGACCGCATCCACATAGCAGATTTTTCAGCGTTGTGGGGATTATCAGAAACAGGGGAACAGATGCCGAAGCCGGATCCTCCTCCCGCCTGTCGGGAGATAATTGTCTGAGTAAACACCCGGGCCCGCTCCCATGCAATTGACAGTTGGCAAAGAAGATTGTAGCATTAACAGAAGAGGCCCTGTGCAACAATGCTCATAACCGTCAAATACAGGAATGGCAGAACCGGAAAGGTTCATGCATACCAGCTTGAGGAGATGATCTCAGCGAATAAGATCACGCAGTTTCTCCGCTCGGAAGGCTGGGTTACTATCGGTGTCGATCCGATAAGGCAGAACGGGCAGAAGAATATGCTGTCAGGAAGTGCAGACTCGGACAAGCAGACCCTGCGATAACCTTTCATTATTTCCCGTCCTTACCGGGATTTTCAGTCCCTTCGTTTCCCTGCACAGGATACCCTGCACCGGCCCTTTTTAAAATATTCATGGGTTCTTCATATTGTCTTCATCATTTCTTCACAAGCGTTCCTGTATTCTAAAATCAAGAGTACAATTCATTTGGAGGTTGGGCAATGAAAAAACTAATCGCGGTATTGGCAGGAGCAACGCTTCTCATATTTGCAGCAGTCGCCTATGCACACGGCCCGGGATGGTTCGGCAAAGACCAGGTCTGTCCGGTGTATGGTGAGAAGCTCCCGATGAAAGGTCCGGGTTATCACGGTCACGGACCGGGCAAGAGGGACATGCTTGACCAGAAGTTTCTTGACAGCACTGCAGACCTGAGAAGGGAACTCCATAATAAGAAGTTCGAATTTTTTGAAGCACAACGCAACCCTGATACCCCGCCGGATACCATCGCAGATCTGAAGGATGATATCCGCCAGCTCAGGTTGCAGATACGGGAAAAGGCAAAAGGCAGGACATTTGGAAGACCTGGCAGATATGGTTGCATGTAACAGCCGGCAAGTCGTATTCTCACTTTCCCTCCGGACAGCCAGCCCCCCCTGGCTGTCATCTCACTATCCTTCTTAAGGCAGCCGGTTCTCCTTCCGGCTGCCTTAAGTATTTGGAGCAGACAGTGGCCTTGATTATTCACCGCATTCCTGTCGCCCCACATGTCATACCCTGAGCGTTGCGATAAGACGCTTGGGAAAGAGAAGAAGGTCAATTGCGTCTTGAGGGGATTTGACAAAAACCCGTGAAGCTTTAAGGGCTTCAGCCGAACAGCCTTCTGCGAGACAGAGGCAAATCCCTAATCCCGCAGCCCTGAGCATGGCGGCGTCATTGTTGCCGTTGCCGAGGGCAACGACCCTGTCCGGACCAAGTGCGAATACATATTGCTCTTTCTGGTACAGGTGCCCTTCTCCCTCCAGCACATGCAGGATACAGTTTACCCCTGCAAGTTCGGCTTCTGCCTTCCCGAATGTGTCCGATGTCAGCACATGGATGCTGAGACGCTGCGAGAGCATATTCAGTTTTTCTCTCAGTCCGTGCAGCACTTTCCCGTCTTCGGAAAGCGTGCCCGAAAAGTCGGTAACAAAATACTCAAGCACAAGAAGTCCGTATCCGGGGATATCGATCGTAATCATGGCGTTTCAGGAGTATTGTACCAGTTTTTCCCCTGAGATTCCCTGTACTGGCACTGACAGTCCACCAACTGAGATGAGAATACCGGGACATTATTTACTTGCACATTCCCCGGTCTCGGTTGCAGCAATCCGCAGTGTATTGCTCGTTTCCTTCTTCCCTTGACTTAAGTCAAGGATATTCTCTTCTTTCTCCGGTAAATTTTCTGTAAGAGGAAATTGCACCAAACGCACATACTTTATTATTCCTGAAAGGAGGAACGTAAAATGTTTTGTTATCAATGTGAACAGACCGCAAAAGGGCAGGGGTGTACGAATGTCGGGGTATGCGGAAAACAGCCTGACGTTGCAGCGCTTCAGGATCTTCTGGTATATGCACTGAAAGGCGTTTCCCTGTACGCAATCGAGGGAAGGAAACTGGGAATCAGTGACAGGAAAGCAAATGTCTTCACTGTTGAGGCGCTGTTTTCCACTCTGACCAATGTGGATTTTGATCCGCAAAGATTTGTTGCGCTCATCAACACCGCGGTGCAGCTCAGGGAAGACCTTAAGAAGAAGGTCGGCGCAGCAGGAGGGAAAATCGATTTCCCTGATGCACCTGCACATTTTCAGCCAGAACCCACCTTGGAGGGGATGGTAAGACAGGGTGAATCTGTGGGGCTGCACTCAGATGATACCGATCCTGATATCCGCTCCCTCAAGCATATACTTCTGTTCGGGATAAAAGGAGTTGCGGCATATGCAGACCACGCACAGATCCTCGGACAGGAAGATGAGGCAGTCTACGCGTTCTGCCAGGAAGCGCTGGCAGCCATGCTGAGGAAAGACCTCGCGCTCGGGGACTGGCTGAACCTCGTGCTGAAATGCGGAGAAATCAACCTGAAAACCATGGAGCTCCTCGATGCAGGCAATACCGGCACCTATGGACACCCGGTTCCGACACAGGTGCCGCTTGGAGTGAAAAAAGGCAAGGCCATACTCGTCTCAGGGCATGATCTGAAAGACCTCGATGCGATACTCAGGCAGAGCGCAGGAAAGGGGATATTTGTATATACCCATGGAGAAATGCTCCCGGGCCACGGCTATCCTGAACTGAAAAAATACCCCCATTTTTACGGACATTACGGGACCGCGTGGCAGAACCAGCAGAAGGAATTCTCCGAGTTCCCCGGAGCGATTGTCATGACCACGAACTGCCTCCAGAAACCGCGTGAGGGGTATCAGGACAACTTATTCACCACCGGGCTTGCAGGGTGGACAGGGGTGAAACACATCGCAGACAAAAACTTCGCGCCCGTCGTCGAAAAGGCACTCTCACTTCCGGGCTTTCCTGAGGACGTCAACGGCAAGTCGGTTATGGTAGGTTTTGGAAGAAATACCGTGCTTGGCGTTGCGGATCAGGTAATTGAAGCGGTAAAGAACAGGGATATACGGCACTTTTTCCTGGTTGCCGGCTGCGACGGAGCCAAGGCCGGGAGAAACTACTATACCGAATTTGTGGAAAAGGTTCCTGCAGACTGTGTGGTCCTTACCCTCGCCTGCGGGAAGTTCCGTTTCTTTGACAAAGACCTCGGGAACATCGGGGGTATCCCGAGGCTGCTTGACATAGGCCAGTGCAACGATGCGTATTCGGCAGTCCAAATCGCGCTCGCCCTATCGAAGGCACTCAACGTCGGGGTGAATGAGCTCCCCCTTTCGCTCGTGCTCTCCTGGTATGAACAGAAGGCGGTTGCCATTCTTCTTACGCTCCTGTATCTCGGCATAAAGAATATCAGGCTCGGCCCCTCATTGCCGGCCTTCGTGTCGCCGAATGTGCTTGATGTCTTGGTGAAGCAGTTCGGGATTCAACCGATTACCACTCCTGATAAAGATTTGACGTCAATTCTGGGGTAACCCACAAGGGGGGCGAACCCTGCCCCCCCTTTATAGGATTATCTCTCTTTCGCATTTTCCCCCGCCCGAAAATACTGCCTATGGCAAAACACAAAATCATGCATTAACCCATATTATTCATAAAAATAGGAAGAGTGGCTGAGGATAGCGTATTTGCGCGGATTCTTTTGCTGATAGTCAAATACACTATGTGAAAATAAAGAGGCAAAAGCCTTGCAGGAAGGAACGACCGAGAATGAGAAAAAAATACGCTGTCCTCAGCACAATCAGAAAAATGTATGAATAATATGGGGCAAGCGGGAGTTCCCCCGTATGCCGCGTGTCGGAAGCAGGAACAAGGGCTGACGCTGACTGCGCGACAATCCGGGTTAAGTACGCTATAATTCCCTCGTACTCTGCAGCATGGCAACCACCGGACATATCCGGGCGGGAAAGCCGAATACCTTTTCACGGAAAGGAGCAGCCGTGGGTGACGCGATCTCATTTCTCATATCAGGTATCATCCTTGGTCTTGCTGCAGGCATTTCTCCTGGTCCCCTGCTGACTCTGGTCATATCTGAAACACTGAAACACGACAGGAAAGCCGGCATCGCTGTCGCCATGGCACCGGTCCTGACCGACCTCCCGATAGTGGTCATATCCCTCTATTTCCTCGCGAAAATTGCCCATTCCCATCTTCTCCTTGGCGCCATGTCAATTATGGGAGCGTGTTTCATAGGATATCTGGCATACGAGAGCATTACTGTCAAAGGGACAGAACCCCTGCTCCCCCGGTCGGAAAAAAGATCTCTCCGCAAAGGAATAATTACAAACTTCCTGAGCCCCCATCCCTACCTTTTCTGGATCATGGTAGGGGCTCCGACAGTTCTCAGGGCGTATGCGATCAATTTCATGTCCGCAGTGTTGTTCATATCAGGATTCTATGCCTTTCTGGTGGGATCCAAGATCGCGGTTGCCCTGATCGTGCATACCTCAAGACCTTTTCTCAACAGTCATCAGTACCTTTTCACTATTCGGGCGCTCGGGGTCATTCTCCTCGTGCTTGCGCTGATATTTCTCAAAGACGGGCTGCAATTTCTCGGAATTCTCTGAGGTGATCTGCGTGTGCCATACGTTATTCGTCTGATGATCCAGATTCTTTGTACGGGCTTTTGGAAGTCATAGAAAATTTTTTTGATAGTGTATTTCTGCAGTTCAAGGCTACCATTATGAAAAACGCTGAGCATACAGGTTTTCATACAGATTTTGCTATAATTTTCACAAGAATCCATGCTGTCATCCACACAAGGCGATCTGAGGAACTGCTGTGAGCTGCTGAAAAAAGCAATTGAGGCTCACGGGGGAATCGGGACATGGCGCTCGGTTCAGGAATTCGTGGTTCGCGTTCATACAGGCGGGATCGCCCTTCCGTTGCGATTCCAGTCTTCTGCGTTCAAATCTGTAGAAGTAATCGTTTCCACAACAGAAGCGAGGACTGTCATACATCCGCATCCTGTCGAAGGGCAGAAAGGCATATTCGAGGGAGACATTGTCAGAATTGCCGACAGGAATAACAGAGTATTACAGGAGAGACATGACCCGCGCGCATATTTTGGCAGCCTGAAGAGAAACATCCTCTGGGACGAACTTGATGTGCTTTACTTCGGAGGATATGCCTTATGGAACTATCTGAATCTGCCTTTCCTCCTTGCAGGTCCCGGCTTCTCTGTCACAGAGATTGCGCCCTGGAAGGAAAATGGGAAAACCCTCAGAAGGCTTCATGCGGTTTTCCCCCCGAATATTCCTACGCATTGCAGGGAACAGGTATTCTATTTTGATCCGGAATATCTCCTTGTGCGCCATGATTACACTGCGGAAGTATTCGGGCAATGGGCAAAGGCTGCGCACTACAGCGGGAATCACAGGGACTATGAAGGGATCATCATCCCCACCAGGCGGAAAGTCTTTCCCCGGCTTTCATCGAACAATCCGCTCCGCTTCATCACTCTCGTATCGGTTGATATCGAAGTGACCAGGGTAGTCAAGAAACATTAACCCGGAGAACGTGTGATGCAACAGTTGCAGTATCATCACTCGGGTCTCACGGGTAAGGTCAGGATGCGATGCTATTTTTCTGTACGCTTTTCCGGCCTGTCTGGAGAAATACGATTGAGGAGATGACGAGGCCCGCGCCAACAACCTGCCACAGTTCCATGGTTTCGCCCAATAAAATATACGCAATAAATGCGGCGGTAATCGGCTCAAGGGTAGCAGTAATGCTTGCATGGGTCGGCCGGATGAGGCGTATCCCTTTGTTATAAAACCCGAAGGGCAGGATAGTCCCCACTATGCCGATAAACAGTATCCACCACCATTGCACAGTGGTATAGGAGAAGGTAAAGGCCTGAAGCGGAGGGATGAGGATGTTCCATGCGCACGCAGCGAACACAAGGGCATAGCAGAGAACGGTCCACGGCGAATAGGTCCGCATCCCGATATCACTCTGCACGGCGTACCAGGCAAAGGCGACTGCAGAAGCCACCCCCGAGAGAATGCCGGCACTGTTCAAATGCAGGAGGTCCATGCTGTACGCGCCGACCACAAGATAGCAGCCGGAGAGCGCTCCTGCCATTGCAGCAAGAGTCCTGGCCGTAATCTTCGTACGGGTAAAGGCAACCATATAGAGTGCCACAAAGAGGGGTGCCTGGTACTGCAGGAGAATTGCTGCTGCCACCTGAATCCTGCTGATCGCATAGAGATACGTAAACTGTGCACTGGCGAGGCTCATCCCGAGGAAGACAAAAAAGGCAAGGTCTTTACGGCTCACTCTCAGGAGAGAAGGCCGTCGGACCGCAATCCACAGCAGGAGTGCAGCCGCTGCCATCGTGGTTCTGAGCTGTATGAGCTGGAAAGGGGTTACGCCGCTGTTGAAGAGAAACTTGGCAGCAGACCCTGAGCATGCCCACAATACCGCAGCAAACATCACAAAGACATATCCGGACCTGTTCGTGCGGAATGTGGCGTGATGCGGGAAGCCGGCTTCCCCTGCCCCGCGATAATTGTCAGCGTTCCTTTTCATGAATGAAAGATGGTAACCCAAAAGACGATTTTTATCAAAGGAACGTGGGAGAGTCAGTCTGCAAAGCATGGAGTACTGGCATAGAGTATAAAAAAAGAGTGCCGGGAAAAGGCCGGGTTCTTACCTCCGGAGACAGTGGTATCAGGCCCACACTGAAGCGGAATCAGATGATCTCGTACTTCAGCTTTTGCCTTCCAAAAACAACTGCTTCAGAATACTCCCACATATAGATGTCAAAATTCTCACATCCGTACCGGCGGTTCATCCTGTCCTGAATTTCGAAAATCCTGTCATTCACCCTGATCTTCGTTCCGAACGGAAGGCAGTTATTGGCAGCGATTCCGTCTCTTACTTTCTGATTGCTCGCAGTTATCGTAGGGGTGCTGTCGGTTTCGGCGGCGGTTGCGGTATACGCGGTGAAGATGCCGGTCTGTTCAAGCGCTTCTGTCTCGACTCGAAACTCATACCGCAGGGAAAATGCCAGCAGCCCTATGACCGCGAATTTCAGGAAAAACAATGTTCTGAGAGTACGTTTCTTATTCATTTCTCTATTATTTTTCTGCTTGAACAACTCAAGACGGGGTTATGTAGTTTAAGGATTCTATATTAATAAAAGGGTTTATATTTTTGTCAAGTATTTTCTGAATGGGGTGTTTTCTGCACGAATGCCTCCACGTCAGTCCCGCGCGCCCAACTATGTAATTCATTACATACTTCATAACACAAATTACCCATATTGCTTTCCCGCATCCACGGGATCAGCAAGTTCCCGGATACGTTACAAGCAAGGGAATTATGCGTGTAACACAAGGCAATCACGCGGTTTTCTGCAAGATTGCCCCCTCCTTTCAGGCGAACGCGATAAAACAGGGATCAACCGCCTGAGATAGTTGCCGCCTGATTTCGGGAAGCTGCAGAATGGCACAGGAATTGCTTCTCTTCCTGATGTGTCTTATATGTATTGCATGAAAAAAAATACACCGTTTTTGAACAATGAATCTCCACGAGGTGCCTTATGAAGACTGGAAGCAAAGCATTTCTGTGTCTGTTATGTTTCGTTTG from Nitrospirota bacterium includes the following:
- a CDS encoding PilZ domain-containing protein codes for the protein MKERRRYKRFVVDILDISTTMTFAKNVKIYDISIGGVALKVNKRLDIGSEYDLKIEGKGRILSLRGVVIWSFLSESLVDTSGNIIPVYRAGMKFIPVTNDMKAEIEHFIDTHKKQLHKQVNVSEIKSTRLHVRFTIEDPEMALLSFHERFKVKTIGLGGMLVESEQPIEKEQIFPIEIAFTEDKAIKCSGRIASCNEIPHGDMRRYQIGIEFLDISERNRAVLHEFVRLLDNMERWTAST
- a CDS encoding GSU3473 family protein, which encodes MLITVKYRNGRTGKVHAYQLEEMISANKITQFLRSEGWVTIGVDPIRQNGQKNMLSGSADSDKQTLR
- a CDS encoding ATPase P, which gives rise to MITIDIPGYGLLVLEYFVTDFSGTLSEDGKVLHGLREKLNMLSQRLSIHVLTSDTFGKAEAELAGVNCILHVLEGEGHLYQKEQYVFALGPDRVVALGNGNNDAAMLRAAGLGICLCLAEGCSAEALKASRVFVKSPQDAIDLLLFPKRLIATLRV
- the hcp gene encoding hydroxylamine reductase; amino-acid sequence: MFCYQCEQTAKGQGCTNVGVCGKQPDVAALQDLLVYALKGVSLYAIEGRKLGISDRKANVFTVEALFSTLTNVDFDPQRFVALINTAVQLREDLKKKVGAAGGKIDFPDAPAHFQPEPTLEGMVRQGESVGLHSDDTDPDIRSLKHILLFGIKGVAAYADHAQILGQEDEAVYAFCQEALAAMLRKDLALGDWLNLVLKCGEINLKTMELLDAGNTGTYGHPVPTQVPLGVKKGKAILVSGHDLKDLDAILRQSAGKGIFVYTHGEMLPGHGYPELKKYPHFYGHYGTAWQNQQKEFSEFPGAIVMTTNCLQKPREGYQDNLFTTGLAGWTGVKHIADKNFAPVVEKALSLPGFPEDVNGKSVMVGFGRNTVLGVADQVIEAVKNRDIRHFFLVAGCDGAKAGRNYYTEFVEKVPADCVVLTLACGKFRFFDKDLGNIGGIPRLLDIGQCNDAYSAVQIALALSKALNVGVNELPLSLVLSWYEQKAVAILLTLLYLGIKNIRLGPSLPAFVSPNVLDVLVKQFGIQPITTPDKDLTSILG
- a CDS encoding LysE family transporter, coding for MGDAISFLISGIILGLAAGISPGPLLTLVISETLKHDRKAGIAVAMAPVLTDLPIVVISLYFLAKIAHSHLLLGAMSIMGACFIGYLAYESITVKGTEPLLPRSEKRSLRKGIITNFLSPHPYLFWIMVGAPTVLRAYAINFMSAVLFISGFYAFLVGSKIAVALIVHTSRPFLNSHQYLFTIRALGVILLVLALIFLKDGLQFLGIL
- a CDS encoding EamA family transporter, with the translated sequence MKRNADNYRGAGEAGFPHHATFRTNRSGYVFVMFAAVLWACSGSAAKFLFNSGVTPFQLIQLRTTMAAAALLLWIAVRRPSLLRVSRKDLAFFVFLGMSLASAQFTYLYAISRIQVAAAILLQYQAPLFVALYMVAFTRTKITARTLAAMAGALSGCYLVVGAYSMDLLHLNSAGILSGVASAVAFAWYAVQSDIGMRTYSPWTVLCYALVFAACAWNILIPPLQAFTFSYTTVQWWWILFIGIVGTILPFGFYNKGIRLIRPTHASITATLEPITAAFIAYILLGETMELWQVVGAGLVISSIVFLQTGRKSVQKNSIAS